A DNA window from Arachis duranensis cultivar V14167 chromosome 3, aradu.V14167.gnm2.J7QH, whole genome shotgun sequence contains the following coding sequences:
- the LOC107476578 gene encoding auxin-responsive protein SAUR21-like: protein MGVRVIPETMIQHAKQILRLRSHHANKIDVPKGHFAVYVGDEDNNMKRFVVPISFLKQPMFQALLKRAEDEFGFDQPMGNHHLLIPCPVDHFLDLTSRITNN from the coding sequence atggGTGTTCGTGTGATTCCAGAGACGATGATCCAACATGCAAAGCAAATTCTAAGATTGAGGTCTCATCATGCAAACAAAATTGATGTGCCAAAAGGGCACTTTGCAGTGTATGTGGGAGATGAAGATAACAACATGAAGCGGTTTGTGGTTCCTATTTCCTTCTTGAAGCAGCCAATGTTCCAAGCTTTGTTGAAACGTGCTGAGGATGAATTTGGCTTTGACCAACCAATGGGAAATCATCATCTTCTTATTCCTTGTCCTGTTGATCATTTCCTTGATCTCACTTCTCGAATCACCAACAACTAG
- the LOC107476579 gene encoding auxin-responsive protein SAUR21, with the protein MGIRMPFMVHQAKQVFKSTSQHLQGGNQTSVVPKGHIAVYVGELQKKRFVVPISYLSHPLFVDLLHRAEEEFGFNHPMGGLTIPCKEDAFINLTSQLGAL; encoded by the coding sequence ATGGGTATTCGTATGCCATTTATGGTGCACCAAGCAAAGCAGGTATTCAAGTCAACATCACAGCATCTACAAGGTGGAAACCAGACAAGTGTTGTTCCAAAGGGACACATAGCAGTGTATGTTGGAGAGTTGCAGAAGAAGCGGTTTGTGGTTCCGATATCATACTTGAGTCATCCTTTGTTTGTTGACTTGCTTCACAGAGCAGAGGAAGAGTTTGGATTCAACCATCCAATGGGAGGACTCACAATTCCATGCAAAGAAGATGCATTTATCAACCTTACCTCTCAACTGGGTGCTTTgtga